One Desulfobulbaceae bacterium DNA segment encodes these proteins:
- a CDS encoding AbrB/MazE/SpoVT family DNA-binding domain-containing protein translates to MRAEIKKWGNSQGVRLPVQLLKKSHLSIGDPVEITTENESVIIKPVRKDPRGRHDLKKLMAAFPKDYEPQEFDWGGPQGKEEW, encoded by the coding sequence ATGAGAGCTGAAATTAAGAAATGGGGAAACAGTCAGGGGGTCAGACTGCCCGTGCAGCTGCTTAAAAAATCACACCTATCTATAGGTGATCCCGTAGAAATAACAACCGAAAATGAAAGTGTGATTATCAAGCCAGTTAGAAAAGATCCGCGTGGCAGACATGATCTTAAAAAATTAATGGCGGCCTTTCCAAAGGACTATGAGCCGCAAGAGTTCGATTGGGGAGGGCCGCAAGGCAAAGAGGAATGGTAA
- the gspG gene encoding type II secretion system major pseudopilin GspG yields MFRLLRIQQELDNQKGFSLIELLIVMVILGLLASLVGPKMFGKLGMAKQKTAKTQIEMLMTAMDSYRLDVGKYPSSQEGLEALVENTGSDKWAGPYLQKGVPNDPWDNPYNYENPGQNGEIDISSYGADGQSGGDGENADVGSWE; encoded by the coding sequence ATGTTTCGTTTGCTTCGGATACAGCAAGAACTTGATAATCAAAAAGGCTTTTCCCTTATCGAGTTGTTAATTGTAATGGTTATTTTAGGACTTCTTGCCTCACTTGTTGGGCCTAAGATGTTCGGTAAACTTGGAATGGCCAAACAAAAAACAGCCAAGACCCAGATAGAGATGCTGATGACGGCCATGGACTCGTATCGACTTGATGTCGGCAAATACCCCTCAAGCCAGGAAGGTTTAGAGGCCCTTGTTGAAAACACCGGATCCGATAAATGGGCTGGGCCCTATTTGCAGAAGGGCGTACCGAATGACCCTTGGGATAATCCATACAATTACGAGAACCCTGGTCAAAATGGCGAGATAGACATCTCTTCGTACGGTGCCGACGGACAATCCGGCGGCGATGGTGAAAATGCCGATGTAGGTAGCTGGGAGTAG
- a CDS encoding nucleotidyltransferase domain-containing protein has translation MTYSTQIKEVSKLFPDICVVTVFGSVVSGRTTPDSDIDIGVAGDRPLSFDQKTDLLLAFSRVLVYEVDLIDLQAVSGLILQQALCTGKVIIKDDFVYPALIKKMWFEQVDMMPLTRMVLERHCRRFANG, from the coding sequence ATGACCTATAGCACACAGATAAAAGAAGTCTCCAAGCTGTTTCCTGACATCTGCGTGGTGACGGTTTTTGGGTCTGTGGTGTCTGGCCGCACCACACCTGATAGTGATATTGATATTGGTGTGGCGGGTGATAGGCCTCTTTCTTTTGATCAAAAAACAGACCTGCTTCTGGCCTTCTCTCGAGTGTTGGTATATGAAGTGGATTTGATTGATTTGCAAGCTGTCTCCGGTCTCATCTTACAACAGGCGTTATGCACCGGCAAAGTGATTATAAAGGATGACTTTGTCTATCCCGCCTTGATTAAAAAAATGTGGTTCGAACAGGTCGATATGATGCCACTTACTCGAATGGTACTTGAACGCCACTGCCGAAGGTTTGCCAATGGATAA
- a CDS encoding type II toxin-antitoxin system PemK/MazF family toxin: MVTNGEKYIPDQGDIVYLDFNPQTGREQMGPRPALIISKKDYNKRLGFVVACPITNTQRPYPTHITLPEGKKVKGFVMGEQFKSLDYQQRKIAFVEKADIEVLDDVLAIVYPIIF, translated from the coding sequence ATGGTAACAAATGGGGAAAAATATATTCCAGACCAGGGAGATATTGTTTATTTAGATTTTAACCCTCAAACTGGCCGGGAACAAATGGGACCCAGGCCTGCTTTAATAATAAGCAAAAAGGACTACAATAAAAGGTTAGGTTTTGTGGTCGCATGTCCCATAACAAACACCCAGAGGCCATACCCGACTCATATAACCTTGCCTGAAGGAAAAAAGGTGAAGGGTTTTGTCATGGGCGAGCAGTTTAAGTCATTAGATTATCAACAACGCAAAATTGCTTTTGTAGAGAAAGCTGACATTGAAGTTCTTGATGACGTTTTGGCTATTGTGTATCCAATTATTTTTTAG
- the lon gene encoding endopeptidase La, producing the protein MMAIRDVVVFNYMIIPLFVGRPASIAAINEAMMKDNLLLLVTQKDATVDEPGAEDVYGVGMVSMIMRTLKLPDGRLKVLVQAVSKAKIEKIIQSDPHFLAKISVIKDEEFDAESVSVEVEALMRTVRENTEKILMLKGIMSSDLMVILNSIEEPGRLADLVISNLRMKTPDSQAVLETFDSVERLQKVSDFLRKEVEVSTVQAKIESLAKEEMSKSQREYYLREQMHALKKELGDVDDRSEEIEEIRVKFSKTKMSKEVRAEGMKQLKRYEMMHPDASEASIVRTYLDWILEVPWQKGSKDKLDLKEASRVLDADHYGLEKVKERILEFLAVRKLSKSSKGPILCFVGPPGVGKTSLGQSIARAMGRKFYRLSLGGMHDEAEIRGHRRTYIGAMPGRIIQGLKTAGTNNPVFMMDEVDKIGSDYRGDPSSALLEVLDPEQNVEFTDHYLNMPYDLSKTLFIVTANMTDTIPSPLLDRMEIIRLSGYTLEEKLVIAKRYLLSRQIKENGITRKHIKLSDATLIKIISHYTRESGLRNLEREIGKVCRKVARKVAEGSKGPYVISDRTLAKYLGPPRFLPETELGKIDQPGLATGLAWTEVGGELLTIEVCIVKGKGGITMTGQLGDVMKESAQAALSYCRTRLDVLKLSETYFEEIDIHIHVPAGAIPKDGPSAGVTMATALYSALAGKKVRQDIAMTGEITLRGRVLPIGGLKEKALAALRAGIATVIIPAENEKDLVEIPKEIRDQMKFVPVKNMDKILKMAFV; encoded by the coding sequence ATGATGGCTATTCGTGATGTGGTCGTTTTTAATTATATGATTATACCGCTTTTTGTCGGTCGCCCAGCCTCAATTGCAGCGATCAATGAGGCAATGATGAAGGATAACCTTCTTCTTCTGGTTACTCAAAAGGATGCTACTGTTGACGAACCAGGTGCTGAGGATGTCTATGGTGTCGGCATGGTCAGCATGATAATGCGCACATTGAAGCTGCCCGATGGCAGGTTAAAGGTGTTGGTGCAGGCTGTCAGCAAGGCCAAAATTGAAAAGATTATTCAATCTGACCCGCACTTTCTTGCAAAAATTTCAGTGATCAAAGATGAGGAGTTTGACGCAGAGTCTGTTTCTGTTGAGGTCGAGGCCTTGATGCGAACTGTGCGGGAAAATACCGAGAAGATTCTGATGCTCAAAGGGATCATGTCTTCTGATTTGATGGTTATCCTCAATAGTATTGAAGAGCCTGGACGTCTGGCAGACTTGGTGATCTCTAATCTGCGTATGAAGACCCCTGACTCGCAAGCGGTGCTGGAAACATTTGATTCGGTTGAACGTCTGCAAAAGGTCTCTGACTTTCTGCGCAAAGAGGTTGAAGTCTCTACTGTTCAGGCAAAAATTGAGTCACTGGCTAAGGAAGAGATGAGCAAGAGCCAGCGCGAATATTATCTGCGTGAGCAGATGCATGCCTTGAAAAAAGAGCTTGGCGACGTTGATGATCGCTCAGAAGAGATTGAAGAAATTCGTGTTAAGTTTTCTAAAACAAAGATGTCTAAGGAAGTTCGCGCCGAAGGCATGAAGCAGTTGAAGCGCTACGAGATGATGCACCCTGATGCCTCCGAGGCCTCAATTGTCCGGACTTACCTGGATTGGATTCTTGAGGTTCCATGGCAGAAAGGCTCAAAGGACAAGCTTGACCTAAAGGAAGCGTCCAGGGTTCTGGATGCTGATCATTATGGGTTGGAAAAGGTTAAGGAACGAATTCTTGAATTTTTGGCTGTCCGCAAATTGAGTAAATCGTCCAAGGGACCGATTTTGTGTTTTGTTGGGCCTCCAGGTGTGGGTAAAACCTCATTAGGTCAGTCGATTGCCCGGGCGATGGGCAGAAAGTTTTATCGTCTATCTCTGGGGGGTATGCATGATGAGGCTGAGATTCGAGGCCACAGGCGTACTTATATTGGGGCTATGCCTGGCCGAATTATTCAAGGCTTAAAGACGGCTGGCACCAATAACCCTGTCTTTATGATGGATGAGGTTGATAAAATCGGCTCGGACTACCGGGGCGACCCTTCATCGGCATTGCTTGAGGTCCTTGATCCTGAACAAAATGTTGAGTTTACTGATCATTACTTGAATATGCCCTACGACCTGTCGAAAACGCTTTTTATTGTAACTGCGAACATGACGGACACTATCCCCAGTCCACTGCTGGACCGGATGGAGATCATTCGCCTGTCGGGCTATACCCTGGAAGAAAAACTGGTTATTGCCAAGCGCTACCTGCTCTCAAGACAGATCAAAGAAAATGGGATTACCCGAAAGCATATTAAACTGAGCGATGCTACGCTTATCAAAATTATCAGTCATTATACGCGCGAGTCCGGTTTACGAAATCTGGAAAGAGAGATCGGCAAGGTCTGCCGGAAGGTGGCCCGTAAAGTAGCTGAAGGCAGCAAGGGGCCGTATGTAATTTCTGATCGGACGCTGGCCAAATATCTGGGGCCGCCACGATTTTTGCCCGAGACTGAATTAGGTAAAATTGATCAGCCCGGTCTGGCGACAGGACTGGCCTGGACAGAGGTCGGTGGTGAGCTTTTGACCATTGAAGTCTGTATCGTTAAGGGTAAGGGTGGCATTACAATGACCGGCCAACTGGGTGACGTGATGAAAGAGTCGGCTCAGGCGGCATTGAGCTATTGCCGGACCCGGCTTGATGTCTTGAAGTTGTCGGAGACGTATTTTGAAGAGATTGATATTCATATTCATGTCCCTGCCGGGGCGATTCCTAAAGATGGCCCATCTGCTGGTGTTACTATGGCAACGGCATTGTACTCGGCTCTGGCCGGGAAAAAGGTGCGGCAGGATATTGCCATGACTGGCGAGATTACCCTTCGGGGGCGAGTGCTTCCGATAGGCGGCTTGAAGGAGAAGGCTTTAGCGGCGTTGAGGGCCGGGATAGCAACGGTAATTATTCCGGCAGAAAATGAGAAAGATCTGGTTGAGATCCCCAAAGAGATTCGTGATCAGATGAAGTTTGTGCCGGTAAAAAACATGGATAAAATTCTTAAAATGGCGTTTGTGTAA
- the mltG gene encoding endolytic transglycosylase MltG has translation MVSNSPDPVDNFEVPQVKEGKRISRWLMAVLISLIVVPVGFYSWVWLYANSPGASGYFEKIQVYIPPKSGFPQIEKILIESRVIEDDFRFRLLARYLGVSTRLKAGEYVFTAEHTPLLILKDIEQGKTIPRTLAIAEGLNIYQIAEKIASGGWGRPDELLLLMSDPEFLSEMGVRANSLEGYLFPDTYFFERSDSPQHILATMFRRMQTVILTECENASLVEGVLFDCDGQAGEAVSKVENSKAVDQIVRLSVNQVLTLASIVEKETGFSEERPLVAKVFINRLKKGMRLQADPTVVYGLKKFGQQLSRKDLKTPTPYNTYTETGLPAGPICNPGKASISAVFNPAAENYLYFVLQEDGGHYFSNSLKEHNQAVARLRKFEKEN, from the coding sequence ATGGTATCGAATTCGCCAGATCCTGTTGATAATTTTGAAGTACCCCAGGTTAAAGAGGGCAAGAGAATCTCACGTTGGTTGATGGCTGTGCTGATCTCTTTGATTGTCGTGCCAGTTGGGTTTTATTCCTGGGTTTGGCTGTATGCTAATTCTCCTGGCGCTTCCGGATATTTTGAGAAGATACAGGTCTATATTCCGCCCAAAAGCGGGTTTCCGCAGATAGAAAAAATCCTCATTGAATCCCGTGTCATTGAAGACGATTTCCGTTTTCGATTACTGGCGCGTTATCTGGGGGTGTCGACCCGACTTAAAGCCGGGGAGTACGTTTTTACTGCTGAACATACCCCTTTGTTGATTCTTAAGGATATTGAGCAGGGCAAAACGATTCCTCGCACCTTGGCCATCGCAGAAGGGTTGAATATCTACCAGATTGCCGAGAAAATTGCTTCTGGCGGCTGGGGCAGACCAGATGAGCTGTTGCTGCTTATGTCTGACCCAGAATTTTTGAGTGAGATGGGGGTGCGCGCAAATAGTTTGGAAGGCTACCTCTTCCCTGATACCTATTTTTTTGAGCGCTCAGATAGTCCACAACATATTCTTGCCACTATGTTCAGACGCATGCAGACCGTTATTTTGACGGAGTGTGAAAATGCTTCCTTGGTTGAAGGAGTCTTGTTTGATTGTGATGGGCAGGCTGGTGAAGCGGTCAGCAAGGTTGAGAACTCCAAAGCTGTGGATCAAATAGTACGCCTCTCAGTCAATCAAGTCCTTACCCTGGCCTCTATTGTTGAGAAAGAAACTGGTTTTTCAGAGGAAAGGCCCTTAGTGGCTAAAGTTTTTATTAACAGGCTGAAGAAGGGAATGCGGCTTCAAGCCGATCCCACAGTTGTTTACGGGCTTAAAAAATTTGGCCAGCAACTTTCTCGAAAGGATTTAAAGACGCCAACGCCCTATAACACCTACACAGAAACAGGATTACCTGCCGGGCCGATCTGTAATCCTGGGAAAGCATCGATTTCGGCGGTTTTTAATCCTGCCGCAGAAAATTATCTGTATTTTGTCTTGCAGGAGGATGGAGGGCATTATTTCTCAAACTCCTTAAAAGAACACAATCAAGCAGTGGCAAGGCTGCGTAAGTTCGAGAAGGAAAATTAG
- a CDS encoding type II toxin-antitoxin system VapC family toxin, translating into MIVLDTHVWLWWISNPENLSKSASKAISRAVDENGIVISTISTWEIALLVDKRRLELSIDVRDWVRKTESLPFVRFIPVDNTISLRSVTLPGEFHPDPVDRIVTATAMTMGLPLVTRDNKIIAYPHVQTIWG; encoded by the coding sequence GTGATTGTGTTGGACACTCATGTATGGCTTTGGTGGATAAGCAACCCTGAAAACCTTTCAAAGAGTGCTTCCAAGGCCATCTCCAGAGCAGTTGATGAAAATGGGATAGTTATTTCAACCATATCGACATGGGAGATAGCTCTATTAGTTGATAAGCGGCGGTTGGAACTTTCAATTGATGTTCGGGATTGGGTTCGTAAAACTGAAAGTTTGCCTTTTGTTCGTTTTATACCAGTAGATAATACCATCAGCTTGCGATCCGTAACTTTGCCGGGCGAGTTCCATCCCGATCCTGTAGACCGGATTGTTACAGCAACGGCAATGACTATGGGTTTGCCTCTTGTTACTCGCGATAATAAAATTATCGCCTACCCTCATGTTCAGACTATCTGGGGGTAG
- a CDS encoding type II toxin-antitoxin system Phd/YefM family antitoxin: MTNTVSKSCFKPKALKFFRQVQETGQELIITDHAKPVLKIIPFHKETQLVLEELRNSVRRYDDPLVPVGQDDWEALK, from the coding sequence ATGACAAATACCGTGTCGAAATCTTGTTTCAAACCCAAGGCCCTTAAGTTTTTTCGCCAGGTACAAGAGACTGGCCAGGAGTTGATCATCACAGACCACGCTAAGCCAGTACTGAAAATAATTCCATTTCATAAAGAAACGCAGTTAGTGTTGGAAGAATTGCGCAATTCAGTTCGCCGTTATGATGACCCTTTAGTTCCGGTCGGTCAAGATGACTGGGAGGCTTTGAAGTGA